The Armatimonadota bacterium genome window below encodes:
- the flgB gene encoding flagellar basal body rod protein FlgB has protein sequence MAYLDNIFGPTSDRLNKAMNLATERQGMLMKNLANVNVPNYKREDMDFNLQLKEAMGGDGDEIDMAFQRGKARNSENDSSLRLDGNNVDVEREVMSIAETEHRFNALTELTSRYFTGLKSVIREGR, from the coding sequence GTGGCTTATCTGGATAATATTTTTGGACCGACATCGGATCGCCTGAACAAGGCGATGAACCTGGCAACAGAACGTCAGGGGATGCTGATGAAGAACTTGGCAAACGTCAACGTGCCCAACTACAAGCGCGAGGACATGGATTTCAATCTCCAGCTCAAAGAAGCAATGGGCGGAGATGGTGACGAGATTGACATGGCATTTCAGCGCGGGAAGGCCCGAAACTCGGAGAATGACAGCTCGCTCCGGCTTGATGGCAACAACGTGGATGTCGAGCGCGAGGTCATGTCGATCGCCGAGACGGAGCACCGATTTAATGCCCTCACAGAACTCACGAGCCGTTATTTCACCGGGCTCAAATCCGTCATCAGGGAAGGAAGGTAA
- a CDS encoding Sapep family Mn(2+)-dependent dipeptidase translates to MSTPVETLHAWLKDHEQELLETTQSILRFNTIEGPAEPNAPYGKGNREALDFMLNLAQSHGMKTTDLEGHLGYADFGSGDRLVMTLGHIDVVPVGPGWKHEPFGAEIDGGYIYARGAVDDKGPTIASYFALRAIKECFPDLGVRFRAAFGCDEESGFGCVERYVKTEEAPTYGIAPDSGWPCYHGEKGIGDLLVSIKVPGGPFELTAFEGGQRPNIVIDSCRAVVEVGTEVRAHVESKLADNWDQNITFAWSGNELILDAFGKAAHGSTPFYGDNAATRVARLLLAICPLSHQQFFDDFLEAFHPSGVGLGIHGRDDATGDLTCNIGVVSFSDGAAHLLANVRYPATWKGSELLALAEAKMVKLGSAWSVAVERDSPSLYFPKDHPMVQTIVDVYREQTGDMKEPQTMGGGTYARAVPNTISIGTGWLGDGEAHQTDERLAIESLYKMSRIYAAILYRLATV, encoded by the coding sequence ATGTCCACTCCCGTTGAGACACTGCATGCATGGTTGAAAGATCATGAACAAGAACTTCTTGAGACAACTCAGTCGATACTTCGGTTCAATACGATTGAGGGTCCTGCCGAGCCAAATGCACCTTACGGAAAAGGCAATCGCGAAGCTCTAGACTTCATGCTCAACCTAGCGCAGAGCCATGGCATGAAGACGACGGACTTGGAAGGTCATTTGGGCTACGCCGATTTTGGGTCGGGCGATCGGTTGGTGATGACGTTGGGTCATATCGATGTGGTGCCGGTTGGGCCGGGCTGGAAGCACGAGCCTTTTGGAGCGGAGATCGACGGCGGCTACATCTATGCTCGTGGCGCCGTGGATGACAAAGGCCCGACGATTGCTTCATACTTTGCCCTTCGTGCGATCAAAGAGTGTTTCCCCGATCTTGGTGTTCGCTTCCGAGCGGCGTTTGGCTGTGATGAGGAGAGCGGGTTCGGATGCGTCGAGCGGTATGTGAAGACCGAAGAGGCTCCGACGTACGGGATTGCCCCCGACTCGGGTTGGCCCTGTTATCACGGTGAGAAGGGAATAGGAGATCTGCTCGTCTCGATCAAAGTGCCCGGTGGGCCGTTTGAGCTGACTGCGTTTGAGGGCGGACAGCGGCCCAATATTGTGATCGACTCTTGCCGGGCCGTTGTTGAGGTTGGCACAGAGGTCCGGGCGCATGTTGAGTCGAAACTGGCGGATAACTGGGATCAAAATATCACCTTTGCCTGGTCCGGAAATGAGCTGATCCTCGACGCCTTTGGTAAGGCAGCGCATGGGTCGACACCGTTTTACGGCGATAATGCGGCGACTCGGGTCGCCCGGTTGCTTCTAGCGATCTGCCCTCTGAGTCATCAGCAGTTCTTTGATGACTTCCTTGAGGCGTTCCATCCTAGCGGCGTTGGGCTCGGCATCCATGGCCGGGACGACGCGACGGGCGATCTCACTTGCAACATTGGAGTTGTATCGTTCTCCGACGGCGCAGCGCACTTGCTAGCAAACGTTCGCTATCCGGCCACTTGGAAGGGATCAGAGTTGTTGGCGTTGGCTGAGGCGAAAATGGTGAAACTGGGTTCAGCTTGGTCCGTGGCAGTAGAACGAGATTCTCCTTCGCTGTACTTCCCCAAGGATCATCCGATGGTTCAGACAATTGTGGACGTGTATCGTGAGCAAACCGGCGATATGAAGGAGCCGCAGACGATGGGCGGTGGAACCTATGCGCGAGCTGTTCCGAATACGATTTCGATTGGCACTGGCTGGCTCGGCGACGGAGAAGCGCACCAGACCGATGAGCGGCTAGCGATTGAGTCGCTTTACAAGATGAGCCGGATTTACGCGGCGATTCTTTATCGGCTGGCAACGGTGTAG
- the galK gene encoding galactokinase — protein sequence MSFERALTLHRNYFGVEPKAAVFAPGRINLIGEHTDYNGGFVMPCAIDRGIWVVGRIVDGESKLMSDSAGPGKPFDSANPDRKPTGWAKYPAGMASVLTEPFGIMPNIEATVVSNLPMGSGVSSSAAMELAFAKLYQALTGFEASAKQLALLGQKCENQYVGVNCGIMDQMASACGKKNHAICIDTRSLEIEYAPVDPSLAVVLLDTKKPRALTDSAYNERRSQCEAAAAAIGVPQLRDANLEMLLAKKSELNHVTFRRARHVVTEDARSIAFKSALATRDRNGIFALMKGSHDSLRDDYEVSCAELDAMVNAAWLAPGVFGARMTGAGFGGACVALVARDEVEDFCISVLPIYKKNTGKDGEAIVCGIDDGARVLS from the coding sequence ATGTCATTCGAGCGGGCTCTAACTCTGCATCGCAACTACTTCGGAGTTGAACCTAAAGCGGCAGTGTTTGCACCCGGACGAATCAACCTCATTGGCGAGCATACGGACTACAACGGCGGATTCGTAATGCCTTGCGCCATCGATCGAGGCATCTGGGTAGTCGGCAGAATCGTTGACGGCGAGTCTAAATTGATGTCCGATTCCGCTGGTCCCGGAAAGCCATTCGACTCCGCGAACCCGGATCGAAAGCCCACCGGCTGGGCAAAATATCCTGCAGGAATGGCAAGTGTGCTGACCGAGCCATTTGGCATAATGCCTAACATCGAGGCAACCGTCGTGAGCAACCTCCCCATGGGGAGTGGCGTCAGTAGCAGCGCCGCGATGGAACTTGCCTTCGCCAAGCTTTACCAAGCTCTTACCGGTTTTGAAGCGAGCGCAAAGCAGCTTGCCCTCTTGGGTCAGAAGTGCGAGAACCAGTATGTTGGGGTCAACTGCGGAATCATGGATCAGATGGCATCTGCCTGTGGGAAAAAGAACCACGCCATCTGCATTGACACGCGGTCTTTGGAAATTGAATACGCACCCGTCGATCCATCGCTCGCCGTCGTTCTGCTCGATACAAAAAAGCCAAGAGCACTCACGGACTCCGCATACAACGAACGACGATCTCAGTGTGAGGCAGCCGCAGCGGCAATTGGAGTCCCACAGCTGCGAGACGCAAACTTGGAAATGCTCCTTGCCAAAAAGAGCGAGCTGAACCACGTCACTTTCCGCCGTGCCCGCCATGTCGTCACCGAAGACGCACGTTCAATTGCCTTCAAGTCGGCCCTTGCCACCCGGGACCGCAACGGCATTTTCGCGTTGATGAAAGGCTCCCACGACTCGCTTCGGGACGACTATGAAGTCTCTTGCGCCGAACTTGATGCAATGGTCAACGCCGCCTGGCTAGCACCGGGCGTCTTTGGGGCTCGGATGACCGGAGCCGGGTTCGGCGGGGCTTGCGTCGCCTTGGTGGCCCGCGATGAAGTCGAAGACTTCTGCATTTCAGTGCTCCCGATCTACAAGAAGAACACGGGCAAGGACGGAGAGGCAATCGTCTGCGGAATCGATGACGGGGCCCGGGTCTTGTCATAG
- a CDS encoding globin-coupled sensor protein — MKSQVTLLPLAKIQATLDAYRISNGDLDALKTYGPKLFAAMDQIVDEFYAHVLSLPGAVEIIEGAGSSVATLRKSNPDYFKHMVAGELSSDYFESRRMIGAIHARIGLAPDLFFAGMSTYVQVLYPKIIADHRFKPAQGVKVLVALGKLFNLDQSLILESYIENGFKAQISKVAEDTSGVLYQISDDLVAKCDDISMNVSGLAGVVDQVKLATDSQANAAQEVSIKTEYFESELVGFDEKFREQMNAVETAHQLIMDTAESMSFMEVLSSEGSSMRTQLKIIDSVVQSAQLTAEKASEMDSRAREIGTITQTIEAISAQTNLLALNAAIEAARAGEAGRGFAVVADEVRKLAENSKEAANTISRLVRAVQLSSVEVDGAMKTMVETLGETIEITNKSSQLFEDIRSKTVEVSGKQDELSANMTHVLSVADDTTARLSTMKTESEGITLQMSTVAAAAEENSAAAGEMSNTAVQMQRELSKFVDEIGSLKETISMLEQEIKGADLRKAQKKVAKAA, encoded by the coding sequence ATGAAGTCACAGGTAACTCTGCTACCCCTCGCCAAGATTCAAGCAACCCTTGATGCCTACCGCATCTCAAATGGGGACCTCGACGCCCTCAAAACGTACGGTCCGAAGCTCTTCGCGGCGATGGATCAGATTGTCGACGAGTTCTACGCTCACGTGCTCTCACTTCCCGGTGCCGTCGAAATCATCGAGGGAGCCGGCTCAAGTGTCGCAACGCTGAGGAAGTCCAACCCGGACTACTTCAAACACATGGTTGCTGGCGAGCTCAGTTCGGATTACTTTGAAAGTCGTCGCATGATCGGTGCGATCCACGCGAGAATCGGTCTTGCACCCGACCTGTTCTTTGCCGGTATGAGCACCTACGTACAAGTTCTCTATCCAAAGATCATTGCGGATCATCGGTTCAAACCAGCGCAAGGCGTCAAAGTCCTGGTTGCACTCGGAAAACTGTTCAACCTAGACCAGTCACTGATTCTAGAGTCCTATATTGAGAATGGATTCAAAGCACAGATATCGAAGGTCGCGGAGGACACCTCCGGCGTCCTGTACCAAATCAGCGATGACTTGGTGGCAAAGTGCGACGACATTTCGATGAATGTCTCTGGTCTTGCCGGTGTGGTCGATCAAGTCAAACTTGCAACGGATTCACAAGCCAATGCCGCACAAGAAGTCTCAATCAAAACCGAGTACTTCGAGAGTGAGCTCGTTGGATTTGACGAGAAGTTCCGCGAGCAGATGAATGCGGTGGAAACCGCTCATCAATTGATCATGGACACTGCGGAGTCGATGTCCTTCATGGAAGTTCTTTCTTCCGAGGGATCAAGTATGCGGACTCAGCTGAAAATCATTGATAGCGTGGTGCAATCCGCTCAGCTAACCGCTGAGAAAGCGTCGGAAATGGATAGTCGGGCAAGGGAGATCGGAACCATCACCCAAACCATCGAGGCGATTTCTGCACAAACAAACCTTCTCGCACTCAACGCCGCAATTGAAGCAGCGCGAGCCGGAGAAGCCGGTCGTGGATTTGCGGTCGTCGCGGACGAAGTTCGCAAACTGGCTGAGAACTCGAAGGAGGCTGCAAACACGATTTCCCGCCTCGTACGGGCGGTTCAGCTCAGTAGCGTCGAAGTCGATGGCGCGATGAAGACAATGGTTGAAACGCTTGGTGAAACGATTGAGATTACAAATAAGAGTTCCCAGCTGTTTGAAGACATCCGCTCAAAGACGGTTGAGGTCAGTGGGAAGCAAGATGAGCTTTCTGCGAACATGACTCATGTGCTCTCGGTTGCGGACGACACGACGGCACGGTTGAGTACGATGAAAACCGAATCTGAGGGAATCACGTTGCAGATGTCCACGGTGGCAGCAGCTGCGGAAGAAAACTCGGCAGCTGCTGGTGAGATGAGCAACACTGCTGTTCAAATGCAGCGTGAACTGTCTAAGTTTGTCGATGAAATCGGCTCCTTGAAAGAGACCATTTCTATGCTCGAACAGGAGATCAAAGGAGCAGACTTACGAAAGGCTCAGAAGAAAGTTGCGAAAGCCGCTTAG
- a CDS encoding polysaccharide biosynthesis protein gives MHRFAFVIHPLKAKDAARKFPIAKYFPEWVIKKVYGSRKPFIGSFVDGIESTTGAKTEGWFIICPLTPDMMMKELPLERVYERLEQCAELAKAEGAEVMGLGAFTSVVGDGGVTVQKRTGFPITTGNSYTIATAVQGALKAASLVGVDPKNATLGVVGATGSIGKTCARMLAPQFGSTIVVGRDEERTQQIADELDRARATVQVADIQDADVIITVTSAGADLIYPEHLKQGAVVCDVSRPRDVSGKVAAERPDVLVIEGGVVKVPGNPNFRIQFGFPEGTAYACMSETMMLALEGRIESFTLGKEVSVAQVEETMTWADKHGFELAGFRSFEKAVPQQAIDRARAARGLKPA, from the coding sequence TTGCACCGATTCGCATTCGTCATCCATCCGCTCAAGGCGAAAGACGCCGCACGAAAATTCCCCATCGCTAAGTATTTTCCGGAATGGGTGATCAAGAAGGTCTATGGCTCACGTAAGCCATTCATCGGCTCATTTGTAGATGGAATTGAATCCACAACTGGGGCAAAAACCGAAGGCTGGTTCATCATCTGCCCGCTGACGCCGGACATGATGATGAAGGAACTGCCGCTGGAGAGAGTTTACGAAAGGCTTGAACAGTGCGCCGAACTCGCCAAAGCCGAAGGTGCCGAAGTGATGGGTCTAGGCGCGTTTACTTCGGTAGTAGGGGATGGTGGAGTGACCGTTCAGAAGCGAACCGGTTTCCCTATCACCACAGGAAACAGTTACACGATCGCGACCGCGGTTCAAGGTGCGCTCAAGGCAGCAAGCCTCGTAGGGGTCGATCCCAAAAACGCTACTCTAGGGGTTGTCGGAGCAACGGGCTCGATCGGCAAGACTTGCGCCCGAATGCTTGCCCCTCAGTTTGGATCAACCATCGTGGTCGGCCGGGATGAGGAACGAACTCAGCAGATCGCTGATGAACTGGATCGCGCACGAGCTACCGTGCAGGTCGCCGATATCCAAGATGCGGATGTAATCATCACTGTCACTTCCGCGGGGGCCGATCTGATCTATCCTGAGCATCTTAAACAGGGTGCAGTGGTCTGCGATGTTTCGCGGCCACGCGATGTCAGCGGAAAAGTCGCGGCCGAACGCCCCGATGTACTGGTTATAGAAGGCGGAGTCGTGAAAGTCCCCGGCAACCCGAACTTCAGAATTCAGTTTGGATTTCCAGAAGGCACCGCTTACGCCTGCATGAGCGAAACGATGATGCTAGCTCTCGAGGGTCGGATCGAGAGCTTTACGCTTGGCAAAGAAGTTAGCGTAGCGCAGGTGGAAGAGACAATGACGTGGGCTGACAAACACGGCTTCGAACTAGCAGGGTTCCGGTCGTTCGAGAAGGCGGTTCCGCAACAAGCGATCGACCGCGCGCGAGCTGCGCGCGGCCTGAAACCAGCCTAA
- a CDS encoding quinate 5-dehydrogenase: MKRIISISLGTSKRDKIAEVEMLGETFSLERRGTDGDMKRFGELFTELDGKVDCLGVGGADIYLQVENQKFAFREIKALITGAKTTPVVDGGGLKHTLERKAIEQLTTEGIFPLKGKKALIVSAVDRFGMAQALDQSGASVVYGDFLFGIGLPIPVRSYRAVKILGRILLPIITNLPFKWFYPTGEKQEKRTPKFPKYFLDADLICGDWHYIRRFMPDQLPGKTILTQTLRAADLELLKAAGVKQAITTTPVINGETFATNVMQGVIVAHLGKHPDQISEQEYLAVLDQLNWKPNVITLNA; encoded by the coding sequence TTGAAACGCATCATCTCCATCAGCCTCGGAACCAGCAAACGCGACAAAATCGCGGAAGTTGAGATGCTTGGCGAGACCTTCAGCCTTGAACGCCGAGGAACTGACGGAGACATGAAGCGGTTTGGCGAACTGTTTACTGAGCTGGATGGAAAGGTCGACTGCCTTGGGGTCGGCGGGGCAGACATCTACCTTCAGGTCGAAAATCAAAAGTTCGCTTTTCGCGAGATCAAGGCTCTGATCACTGGCGCAAAGACAACTCCCGTTGTGGACGGCGGTGGCCTCAAACACACCCTTGAAAGGAAGGCGATCGAGCAGCTGACCACAGAAGGAATCTTTCCATTGAAGGGCAAGAAAGCGCTGATCGTCAGCGCGGTGGACCGCTTCGGAATGGCTCAAGCATTGGATCAGTCGGGAGCTAGTGTGGTTTACGGCGACTTCCTGTTTGGAATCGGCCTTCCGATTCCGGTTCGGAGCTACCGCGCGGTCAAAATCCTTGGCAGAATTCTTCTTCCGATCATCACGAACCTTCCGTTCAAGTGGTTTTATCCCACGGGAGAAAAGCAAGAAAAGCGGACTCCGAAATTCCCGAAGTACTTCCTAGATGCCGATCTCATCTGTGGCGATTGGCACTACATTCGACGGTTCATGCCCGACCAGCTACCCGGAAAAACCATCCTGACCCAAACCCTTCGAGCAGCGGATCTAGAATTGCTTAAGGCGGCCGGGGTGAAGCAAGCGATCACCACAACTCCGGTCATCAACGGCGAGACCTTTGCGACCAACGTGATGCAAGGCGTGATTGTCGCCCACCTCGGCAAGCATCCCGACCAGATTTCGGAACAGGAATACCTTGCCGTTCTCGATCAGCTGAACTGGAAGCCGAACGTGATCACCCTCAACGCCTAG
- a CDS encoding RidA family protein — MIREIVSTSNAPAAIGPYSQAIKASGNFLFMSGSIPLRSDGTQVEGDVAAQTEQVLANMEAILTEAGLGWSNIVKTTIFLSSMDHFAVVNEHYGKKFPENPPARSTVAVLKLPRGVDVEIEAIAVF, encoded by the coding sequence ATGATACGCGAGATCGTCTCAACGTCGAACGCACCCGCCGCCATCGGGCCGTATAGCCAGGCAATCAAAGCCTCCGGCAACTTCCTCTTTATGAGCGGGTCAATTCCGCTTCGGTCAGACGGAACGCAGGTGGAAGGGGACGTCGCGGCTCAGACCGAGCAAGTTCTTGCCAACATGGAGGCCATCCTCACCGAGGCCGGACTCGGCTGGAGCAATATCGTCAAGACCACAATCTTCCTCTCCTCCATGGATCACTTCGCGGTCGTGAATGAGCACTATGGCAAGAAGTTCCCCGAGAACCCGCCCGCTCGCTCAACCGTCGCCGTCCTTAAACTCCCCCGTGGAGTCGATGTCGAAATCGAAGCCATCGCAGTCTTCTAG
- the recG gene encoding ATP-dependent DNA helicase RecG: MPSGLETEVQFVKGVGPRVAKLYTKLGVVTVDDLLFHLPRKYQDRRNIPPISQAKPGEVVTVRGKLRRVESRPISGGRVILKAIIEDASGAINLTWFNQPWVRKQLEESSGDIIAYGLVKAGSHLEEMAAPEWESVEDEDGIDGFARIVPLYPLTEGLPQKLARRAAQSAVDTFVSLVEEPLPQFLLESQKLKGVQWCLRQIHNPENEESRIQARRRLVFEEFLYLQLELALRRAETQQELGIAFPVAELIAGEDPAPPAPAKSDRKVEAAENLFNLIEEEKRKGEPLWEQIDRMLPFSLTGAQRRVIGEVFGDMERPFPMNRLVQGDVGSGKTAVAAACMFAAVRSGYQAALMAPTEILAEQHAKGLRRLLEPLGIQIDLLVGKMNSKERKHAYQNVRDGSCQVAVGTHALIQEGVEFKSLGFVVVDEQHKFGVLQRKALRDKGLGNPDVLVLTATPIPRTLTMTLYGDLDVSVIDELPPGRKPIKTHFKRKGDRRSVYENVRLLLDQGRQAYVVCPMVSESEKMMAQAAEELFLELSQSTFSDKRVGLLHGQMKPAEKDAVMDAFRRHELDVLVATTVIEVGVDVPNASVMVVEDANRFGLSQLHQLRGRVGRGEHQSFCILVADAKSEDAMARMDIMVATTDGFKIAEEDLVLRGPGNLAGTEQSGQMDFKVADLIQDSKLLEVARQCALRIIEENPRLEGAEWAKVRERLSKRRSDVALVTVS, from the coding sequence ATGCCGAGCGGGCTTGAGACTGAGGTGCAGTTTGTGAAGGGGGTGGGGCCTCGGGTGGCGAAGCTGTATACCAAGCTCGGGGTGGTGACGGTGGATGATTTGCTGTTTCATCTGCCGCGCAAGTATCAAGATCGGCGGAACATCCCGCCGATTTCGCAGGCAAAGCCGGGTGAAGTTGTCACAGTAAGGGGCAAGTTGCGGCGGGTCGAGTCGCGGCCGATCAGCGGCGGACGCGTGATTCTGAAGGCGATTATCGAGGATGCGAGCGGGGCGATTAACCTCACTTGGTTCAACCAGCCGTGGGTTCGCAAGCAGCTTGAGGAATCGAGCGGGGATATTATTGCTTATGGGTTGGTCAAGGCGGGATCTCACCTGGAGGAAATGGCGGCTCCGGAGTGGGAGTCGGTTGAGGATGAGGACGGGATCGATGGGTTTGCGCGGATTGTTCCGCTGTACCCGTTGACCGAAGGGTTGCCTCAGAAGCTGGCGCGGCGAGCCGCGCAGTCGGCGGTTGACACGTTTGTTTCGCTGGTTGAGGAGCCTTTGCCGCAGTTTTTGCTTGAAAGCCAGAAGCTGAAGGGGGTTCAGTGGTGCCTGCGGCAGATCCATAACCCGGAGAACGAGGAGTCGCGGATTCAGGCGAGGCGGCGGCTGGTTTTCGAGGAGTTTTTGTATTTACAGTTGGAGCTCGCCTTGCGGCGGGCGGAGACTCAGCAGGAGTTGGGGATAGCGTTTCCGGTTGCGGAACTTATTGCGGGAGAGGATCCGGCGCCACCGGCTCCGGCGAAGTCGGATCGGAAGGTCGAGGCGGCGGAGAATCTGTTTAACTTGATCGAGGAAGAAAAACGGAAGGGCGAACCGCTATGGGAGCAGATTGATCGGATGCTTCCCTTCTCGCTGACGGGGGCACAACGGCGGGTGATTGGCGAGGTTTTTGGAGATATGGAGCGGCCGTTTCCGATGAACCGTTTGGTTCAGGGCGACGTTGGATCGGGAAAGACGGCGGTGGCGGCGGCCTGTATGTTTGCGGCGGTGCGGAGCGGGTACCAGGCGGCGCTGATGGCTCCGACGGAGATTTTGGCGGAGCAGCACGCGAAGGGCTTGCGTCGCCTATTGGAACCACTCGGTATCCAGATCGATCTCCTGGTCGGCAAGATGAACTCGAAGGAACGGAAGCACGCTTATCAGAACGTGCGGGATGGCTCTTGCCAGGTCGCAGTTGGAACTCATGCGCTCATCCAGGAAGGGGTTGAGTTCAAAAGCCTCGGTTTCGTGGTTGTGGACGAGCAGCACAAATTCGGAGTTCTTCAACGCAAGGCGTTGCGGGATAAGGGGTTGGGAAATCCGGACGTGCTCGTTTTGACCGCGACTCCGATTCCGCGGACTTTGACGATGACCCTGTACGGCGATTTGGATGTCAGTGTGATCGACGAGCTTCCTCCAGGTCGAAAGCCGATCAAGACTCACTTTAAGCGGAAGGGGGATCGGCGTTCGGTCTATGAGAATGTTCGATTGCTACTCGACCAAGGGCGGCAGGCTTACGTGGTTTGCCCAATGGTGAGCGAGAGCGAGAAAATGATGGCTCAGGCGGCGGAAGAGCTATTTCTTGAGTTGTCTCAATCGACTTTCTCGGATAAGCGGGTGGGGTTGTTGCACGGGCAGATGAAGCCGGCGGAGAAGGACGCGGTGATGGATGCGTTTCGGCGGCATGAGCTGGACGTGTTGGTGGCGACGACGGTGATTGAAGTTGGCGTGGACGTTCCGAATGCGTCGGTGATGGTGGTGGAGGACGCGAACCGGTTTGGGCTTTCGCAGCTTCACCAGCTAAGGGGCCGGGTTGGACGGGGCGAGCATCAGTCGTTTTGCATTTTGGTAGCGGATGCTAAATCTGAGGACGCGATGGCTCGGATGGACATCATGGTTGCTACGACAGATGGGTTTAAGATCGCTGAGGAGGATTTGGTCCTGCGGGGTCCGGGGAACTTGGCGGGGACGGAGCAGAGTGGGCAGATGGATTTTAAGGTCGCGGATCTGATTCAAGACTCAAAACTGCTCGAGGTCGCGCGGCAATGCGCCTTGCGGATCATCGAAGAGAATCCTCGGCTGGAAGGGGCCGAATGGGCGAAAGTGCGCGAAAGATTGTCAAAACGTCGGTCGGATGTAGCCCTTGTGACGGTTTCTTAG
- a CDS encoding rhodanese-like domain-containing protein has protein sequence MSSIAEVTPVELSAEMEGGATPFLLDVREADELEVIALPGIHHIPLGEVEARFAEVPMDQDVVVICRSGGRSGKATAFLMSQGYTRVRNMVTGMNGWATTVDTTMTPY, from the coding sequence ATGAGCAGCATCGCCGAAGTCACTCCTGTCGAACTTTCCGCCGAGATGGAAGGAGGGGCAACACCGTTCCTGCTTGATGTTCGCGAGGCCGATGAGCTTGAAGTGATCGCCCTGCCCGGAATCCATCACATTCCGCTCGGGGAAGTTGAAGCGCGATTTGCGGAGGTTCCTATGGATCAGGACGTGGTTGTGATTTGCCGTTCCGGGGGACGGAGTGGAAAGGCGACGGCGTTTTTGATGTCGCAAGGCTACACTCGGGTTCGCAACATGGTCACGGGCATGAACGGCTGGGCGACTACGGTTGACACAACAATGACTCCGTATTGA
- the hemW gene encoding radical SAM family heme chaperone HemW, with amino-acid sequence MKPIAVYVHTPFCPSKCGYCDFNSYAMDGEIVDRTVRAICSEILRSPLRGAPAKTIFFGGGTPTFLSGLQLDSLLKAVFEVHPPIEGCEITSEANPGTVDATKFASMRESGWNRISLGAQSFLDSDLLRLERVHKAGEIERAVLAAREAGFDNVNLDLMFALPDQSRHAWRANLERALALSPEHLSLYCLTIEQNTAFYKKNLRGELNLPDDDSQREMYEDCLRICAERGYEQYEISNFSKPSMECRHNLCYWYGEPYAGYGPGAVGCLPGGSDLIRYTNLKHPERYCAAVENNDPIPFESEIIDAATQRVERIMLGLRLNKGVSHEGMPEGTLAKLEQRGWIGRDDRRVWLTAEGRHFCSEVALELI; translated from the coding sequence TTGAAGCCAATCGCCGTCTACGTTCACACCCCGTTCTGCCCATCGAAGTGTGGGTATTGCGACTTCAATAGCTATGCCATGGACGGTGAGATTGTGGATCGTACGGTTCGGGCGATCTGTTCCGAGATTTTGCGCTCGCCTCTGCGGGGTGCTCCGGCGAAGACGATTTTCTTCGGCGGTGGAACGCCGACGTTTCTTTCCGGTTTGCAGTTGGATTCGTTACTGAAAGCGGTCTTTGAGGTTCATCCTCCGATTGAAGGGTGCGAGATTACAAGCGAAGCGAATCCGGGGACGGTGGATGCCACCAAGTTTGCTTCGATGAGGGAGTCAGGTTGGAACCGGATTTCGCTTGGGGCACAGAGTTTTTTGGATTCCGATCTTCTGCGCCTCGAGAGAGTTCACAAGGCCGGAGAGATTGAACGGGCGGTTTTAGCGGCTCGGGAAGCCGGGTTTGATAATGTCAACCTCGACCTGATGTTTGCTTTGCCGGATCAGAGTCGTCACGCTTGGCGGGCGAATCTGGAGCGGGCGCTGGCTTTATCGCCTGAGCATCTTTCGTTGTACTGCTTGACGATTGAACAGAACACAGCCTTCTACAAGAAGAATCTACGCGGCGAATTGAACCTGCCGGATGATGATTCGCAGCGAGAGATGTATGAGGACTGTCTTCGGATTTGTGCGGAGCGGGGGTACGAGCAATACGAGATCTCCAATTTTTCGAAGCCGTCTATGGAGTGTCGGCATAACCTTTGCTACTGGTACGGCGAACCGTACGCGGGGTACGGGCCCGGAGCAGTAGGGTGTTTACCCGGTGGTTCGGATCTTATCAGGTACACCAATCTTAAGCACCCTGAACGTTACTGCGCCGCCGTCGAAAACAACGACCCTATCCCCTTTGAGAGCGAAATCATTGATGCCGCCACGCAAAGGGTGGAGCGAATTATGCTTGGGCTTCGTCTGAATAAGGGAGTGAGCCACGAAGGGATGCCCGAAGGCACCCTGGCGAAGCTTGAACAACGAGGGTGGATCGGACGGGACGACCGGCGGGTCTGGTTGACGGCGGAGGGGCGACATTTTTGCTCCGAAGTCGCGCTAGAACTGATATGA